The proteins below come from a single Chryseobacterium bernardetii genomic window:
- a CDS encoding NUDIX hydrolase has protein sequence MNQNFIHTYVSVDCVVFGFDHENRLNILLVQRHVDDVPLEKQIKLPGSLIFSDEDVDDAAQRVLHELTGIKKMVLKQFRCFADPMRASNVHDIKWMDKEYKHHIDRIITVAYLSLCKIDHKINSTKYDTVDWYPIDEVPALPFDHNKIINESLIEIRKWIESDFSIIFELLPKRFTIRQLYQLYSALSEKNIDIKNFHKKISSFPYIVPLDEIQKDVSHRAARYYRFDAKIYKKNNTKLIK, from the coding sequence ATGAATCAGAACTTTATTCATACTTATGTCTCTGTAGACTGTGTTGTCTTTGGATTTGACCATGAAAACCGGTTGAATATCTTATTAGTACAACGCCATGTTGATGATGTACCATTGGAAAAGCAAATTAAACTTCCAGGCAGCTTAATTTTCAGCGATGAAGATGTAGATGATGCTGCACAAAGGGTACTTCACGAACTTACAGGGATAAAAAAAATGGTTCTTAAACAGTTCAGATGCTTTGCAGACCCTATGAGGGCAAGTAATGTGCATGATATTAAATGGATGGATAAAGAATATAAACATCATATAGACAGAATCATTACGGTAGCTTATCTTTCCCTTTGCAAAATAGATCATAAGATCAACAGTACAAAATATGATACAGTAGACTGGTATCCTATTGATGAGGTTCCGGCACTGCCGTTTGATCATAACAAAATCATCAACGAATCTCTTATCGAGATCAGAAAATGGATTGAATCCGATTTCTCCATTATCTTCGAGCTGCTGCCGAAAAGATTTACCATAAGACAGCTTTATCAGCTATACAGCGCTTTAAGTGAAAAAAATATTGATATTAAGAATTTCCATAAAAAGATATCTTCATTTCCCTATATCGTTCCTCTGGACGAAATTCAAAAAGATGTATCACACCGTGCCGCAAGATATTACAGGTTTGATGCTAAAATTTACAAGAAAAACAATACAAAACTTATAAAATAA
- a CDS encoding xylulokinase, which translates to MYLLGYDIGSSSVKVCLIEASSGKVIASEFSPKKEMKITAINPGWAEQNPVDWWTNLKLAHEAVMHESGVHGEDIKGIGITWQMHGLILVDKDQNLLRPSIIWCDSRAVPYGEQAFKTIGEEKCLSHLLNSPGNFTASKLAWVKENEPEIFEKIDKIMLPGDYIAMRLSGQIGMTIEGLSEGIFWDFKNNCISEDIINYYGIPKSFFPEIVPTFGIQATVSRAAAEELGLKEGTPISYRAGDQPNNALSLNVFNPGEIASTAGTSGVVYGVLDQLEYDKLSRVNTFAHVNYTPEQIRLGVLLCINGTGILNSWLKHNFATSLSSYGDMNDMASLSPIGSKGLSIIPFGNGAERVLENKDTSCSIHGINFNIHTKGDILRAAQEGIVFSYEYGMDIMRNIGMDIQVIRAGNANMFLSSIFRQSLSSVSNAVIELYDTDGAVGAARAAGMGIGFYSDSREAFSSLEQIAVIEPEHEKQEQYLEAYARWKHHLNEII; encoded by the coding sequence ATGTACTTACTAGGCTATGACATTGGCAGTTCTTCTGTGAAAGTTTGTCTCATCGAGGCTTCCAGTGGAAAAGTGATTGCTTCTGAATTTTCTCCCAAAAAAGAAATGAAAATCACTGCTATAAATCCGGGATGGGCAGAGCAAAATCCAGTTGACTGGTGGACCAATCTGAAATTGGCACACGAAGCTGTTATGCATGAATCTGGGGTACATGGTGAAGATATTAAAGGAATCGGAATTACCTGGCAGATGCATGGTCTGATCCTGGTAGATAAAGACCAAAACCTTTTAAGGCCGTCAATTATTTGGTGTGACAGCCGTGCTGTGCCTTATGGTGAGCAGGCTTTTAAAACCATTGGTGAAGAAAAATGCCTTTCTCATCTGTTGAATTCACCGGGAAACTTTACCGCATCAAAACTTGCGTGGGTAAAAGAAAACGAACCTGAAATCTTTGAAAAAATAGATAAAATAATGCTTCCGGGAGACTATATTGCGATGAGACTCTCCGGGCAGATAGGAATGACCATTGAAGGATTATCAGAAGGAATTTTCTGGGATTTTAAAAACAACTGTATCTCAGAAGATATCATTAACTATTATGGGATTCCAAAAAGTTTTTTCCCTGAAATTGTTCCTACATTTGGTATTCAGGCAACAGTTTCAAGAGCAGCAGCGGAAGAATTAGGCTTAAAAGAAGGCACACCTATTTCCTACAGGGCAGGAGACCAGCCCAACAATGCTCTTTCCCTGAATGTCTTTAACCCTGGAGAAATTGCCTCTACAGCAGGTACTTCCGGAGTGGTATACGGAGTTCTGGATCAGCTGGAATATGATAAACTATCAAGGGTAAATACCTTTGCCCATGTCAATTATACACCGGAACAGATCAGGCTGGGAGTTTTGCTGTGTATCAACGGAACCGGAATTTTAAATTCATGGTTAAAGCACAATTTTGCAACCTCACTTTCCTCTTACGGGGATATGAATGATATGGCTTCACTTTCACCTATCGGTTCAAAAGGGTTAAGCATTATTCCTTTTGGAAACGGAGCCGAAAGAGTGCTGGAAAATAAAGATACAAGCTGTTCTATTCACGGAATTAATTTCAATATACATACAAAAGGAGATATACTGCGTGCGGCGCAGGAAGGTATTGTATTCTCTTATGAATACGGAATGGATATCATGAGAAATATCGGAATGGATATCCAGGTCATCCGTGCAGGAAATGCCAATATGTTTTTAAGTTCAATTTTTCGCCAGTCACTTTCCAGTGTCAGTAATGCGGTTATTGAACTTTACGATACTGATGGGGCGGTAGGAGCAGCAAGAGCTGCCGGAATGGGAATAGGATTTTATTCAGATTCCAGAGAAGCATTTTCTTCACTTGAGCAGATAGCGGTGATAGAGCCTGAACACGAAAAACAAGAACAATATTTAGAAGCCTATGCCAGATGGAAACATCATCTTAACGAAATAATCTAG
- the xylA gene encoding xylose isomerase, producing MNTLTGTKEFFTGIEKIKFEGKESKNPLAFRYYDAEKIVMGKPMKDWTKFAMAWWHTLCANGSDPFGGPTIHHPWDIGNDPVIRAMHKMDAGFEFMSKMGFNYYCFHDIDLVDPANNWKDYEKNMQTIVEYAKQKQQETGIKLLWGTANVFTHERYMNGASTNPNFDVVACAGTQVKNSIDATIALGGENYVFWGGREGYMSLLNTDMKREKDHLARFLSMSRDYARQQGFKGTFLIEPKPMEPTKHQYDYDSETVIGFLRHYGLDKDFKLNIEVNHATLAGHTFEHELQVAVDAGLLGSIDANRGDYQNGWDTDQFPIDYYDMVQAWLVLLPAGGLGTGGVNFDAKIRRNSIDAEDLFISHISGMDVFAKGLLAAADILENSDYKKLRTDRYASFDNGNGKAFEEGSLTLEDLQRIAHEIGEPQPKSGKQELFEAIVNMYI from the coding sequence ATGAACACTTTAACAGGTACAAAAGAGTTTTTTACGGGTATTGAAAAAATTAAGTTTGAAGGGAAAGAAAGCAAGAACCCGTTGGCATTCCGCTATTATGATGCGGAAAAGATCGTGATGGGAAAACCTATGAAAGACTGGACCAAATTTGCAATGGCATGGTGGCACACTCTATGTGCCAACGGAAGTGATCCGTTCGGGGGACCTACCATCCACCACCCATGGGATATCGGAAACGATCCTGTGATAAGGGCTATGCATAAAATGGATGCAGGTTTTGAATTCATGTCTAAGATGGGCTTCAATTATTACTGCTTCCATGATATTGATCTGGTAGATCCTGCCAACAATTGGAAGGACTACGAGAAAAATATGCAGACTATTGTGGAATACGCCAAACAAAAACAGCAGGAAACAGGAATTAAGCTTTTATGGGGAACAGCCAATGTTTTCACGCATGAAAGATACATGAACGGTGCTTCTACAAACCCAAATTTTGATGTTGTTGCTTGCGCAGGAACGCAGGTGAAAAATTCAATAGATGCAACCATAGCGCTTGGTGGTGAAAATTATGTTTTCTGGGGTGGAAGAGAAGGATATATGAGCCTTTTAAATACCGATATGAAGCGTGAAAAAGACCATTTGGCACGTTTCCTTTCCATGTCAAGAGACTATGCACGCCAGCAAGGCTTTAAAGGAACTTTCCTGATCGAACCAAAACCAATGGAGCCTACCAAGCATCAGTACGATTATGATTCTGAAACAGTAATCGGATTCCTGAGACATTACGGATTGGATAAAGACTTTAAACTGAATATAGAAGTGAATCATGCTACATTGGCAGGTCACACATTCGAGCATGAACTTCAGGTAGCTGTTGATGCAGGACTTTTAGGAAGTATTGATGCCAACAGAGGAGATTATCAGAACGGATGGGATACAGATCAGTTCCCGATCGATTATTATGACATGGTTCAGGCTTGGCTGGTGCTGCTTCCGGCAGGAGGACTGGGAACAGGAGGAGTAAATTTTGATGCCAAAATCAGAAGAAATTCTATTGATGCTGAAGATTTGTTCATTTCCCACATTTCAGGAATGGATGTTTTCGCAAAAGGCCTTCTTGCTGCAGCTGATATCCTTGAAAATTCGGACTATAAAAAACTGAGAACAGACCGCTATGCTTCTTTTGATAACGGAAACGGAAAAGCATTTGAAGAAGGTTCACTTACACTGGAAGATCTGCAGAGAATTGCTCACGAAATCGGTGAACCACAGCCAAAAAGCGGAAAGCAGGAATTGTTTGAAGCTATCGTGAATATGTATATATAA
- a CDS encoding SusC/RagA family TonB-linked outer membrane protein, giving the protein MNRFYFNKSNRAALFFAMTLLPSGIAYSQVKKDTVAKENKIDEVVVIGYGTQRKEAVTGSVATVKGDALREVPSANITQALQGRTAGVDISQTSTKPGAAMQIRIRGTRSLTGDNNPLIVLDGIPFVGSLGDISSSDIKSIDILKDASATAIYGSRGANGVILVTTNRGAKGQKPRFTYNTFTGVQTLFSKYPMMDGPKFAQLRAYAIPAGNKTPLYSNGVDENNSVNTDWQSLYYKPAMMTSHDIGVAGGTEGGNYNVGLSYFKQNALIPIQSYERFALRMAIDQQVGPVFKFGFTTNTNYSISEGNGVNPGAVLGYSPIANPYNADGSPKRVMSTAGGIDQTWIYTRKSLDGLGEKYIDETKAFASYNNLYGEANLPIKGLKYRLNIGLDFRTSNSGNYTGVGVFNTNPLGPSAAGKGNNQTYHWVLENLLTYDRTFGKHKINAVALYSAEQNKYTSSYMSAKNVPADFFQYYNLGQSPQADITVRPEDQVYWKTGLLSAMGRIMYTYDNKYMLTATLRADGSSRLAPGNKWHTYPALSLGWNVTNESFMQNIKVINLLKFRAGWGQTSNQAVDPYSTMGRFNVAPYNFGGTGSTGIYGSQPPNPNLGWEYSKTQNYGIDFGILNNRLTGSVEYYKTHTYDLLTQKSLPASSGWSSIVSNVAETENKGLEVSLNGVIFDNPDGFTWEAGVNFYTNKNKILSLASGTERDINNSWFVGHNINSLYDYQYIGLWQAGDPYQNILEPGTAADVIGSIKVLYTGGYNADGTPVRAIGPDDRQIFDTAPKFQGGFNMRFAYKNFELSTVGAFQHGGILVSTIYGSASYLNRLTGRGNNVDVDYWTENNTGAYFPRPGRHLSGDNPKYSSTLAMFDASYLKLRTITLGYNVNKDFLKDLKITSLRIYFTVTNPVVLFSPYHKFSGMDPEPNSFGNENQAVSGYQSRQLVIGTNNPSTRNYLMGLNLTF; this is encoded by the coding sequence ATGAACCGATTTTATTTCAATAAAAGCAATAGAGCCGCATTATTCTTTGCAATGACTTTATTGCCTTCCGGCATAGCATATTCACAGGTTAAGAAAGATACAGTAGCTAAAGAAAATAAAATAGATGAAGTTGTTGTGATAGGATATGGAACCCAGAGAAAAGAAGCTGTAACAGGTTCTGTAGCCACTGTAAAAGGAGATGCTTTGCGCGAAGTGCCTTCTGCCAACATTACCCAGGCATTGCAGGGAAGAACGGCAGGGGTAGATATCTCGCAAACATCCACCAAACCGGGTGCTGCCATGCAGATCCGTATCAGGGGAACAAGATCGCTTACAGGAGATAATAACCCGTTGATTGTATTGGATGGTATTCCTTTTGTGGGATCACTGGGAGATATAAGCTCAAGTGATATCAAAAGTATTGATATCCTTAAAGATGCTTCCGCTACAGCTATCTACGGATCCAGAGGCGCAAATGGTGTTATTCTCGTTACAACCAACAGAGGGGCAAAAGGACAGAAGCCAAGATTCACTTACAACACCTTTACAGGAGTTCAGACCTTATTTTCAAAATATCCTATGATGGATGGGCCTAAGTTTGCCCAGTTGCGTGCTTACGCCATTCCTGCAGGAAATAAAACACCTCTTTATTCAAATGGGGTTGATGAAAATAACAGTGTCAATACAGACTGGCAAAGTCTTTACTATAAACCTGCAATGATGACCAGTCACGATATTGGTGTTGCAGGCGGAACTGAAGGCGGAAATTATAATGTAGGCTTGTCATATTTCAAGCAAAATGCATTAATTCCTATTCAAAGTTATGAAAGATTTGCTCTGAGAATGGCAATTGACCAGCAGGTGGGGCCTGTTTTCAAGTTCGGTTTTACAACCAATACAAACTATTCCATTTCGGAAGGTAACGGGGTAAATCCGGGAGCAGTTCTGGGCTATTCTCCAATTGCCAATCCTTATAATGCAGATGGTAGCCCGAAGAGAGTAATGAGTACGGCAGGAGGTATTGATCAGACATGGATTTATACCAGAAAAAGTTTAGATGGGTTGGGAGAAAAGTATATTGATGAAACCAAAGCTTTTGCATCCTATAACAATTTATATGGAGAGGCCAATCTTCCAATCAAAGGATTAAAATACAGATTAAATATCGGTTTAGACTTCCGTACCTCAAACAGTGGAAACTATACAGGGGTAGGAGTCTTTAATACAAATCCTCTTGGGCCGTCGGCTGCAGGAAAAGGGAATAACCAGACCTATCACTGGGTATTGGAAAACCTTTTAACATACGACCGTACATTTGGCAAGCATAAGATTAATGCCGTAGCATTATACTCTGCAGAACAGAATAAGTATACAAGTTCATACATGAGTGCAAAGAATGTTCCTGCAGATTTTTTCCAGTATTATAATCTTGGACAGTCACCACAGGCAGATATTACAGTAAGACCAGAAGACCAGGTGTATTGGAAAACCGGTTTGCTGTCTGCTATGGGAAGAATCATGTATACCTATGATAATAAGTATATGCTTACAGCAACACTTCGTGCTGACGGATCTTCCAGGCTGGCTCCGGGCAATAAGTGGCATACCTATCCTGCATTATCATTAGGATGGAATGTTACCAACGAATCCTTCATGCAGAATATTAAGGTTATTAATCTCCTGAAATTCAGAGCAGGATGGGGCCAGACTTCCAACCAGGCTGTAGACCCATATTCTACGATGGGAAGATTCAACGTAGCACCTTACAATTTTGGAGGAACCGGAAGTACAGGGATATATGGAAGCCAGCCACCTAACCCGAACTTAGGATGGGAATATTCAAAAACACAAAACTACGGGATAGATTTCGGGATATTGAACAACCGCCTTACAGGTAGTGTAGAATATTACAAAACCCATACATATGACCTGTTGACACAGAAAAGCCTTCCGGCATCAAGCGGCTGGTCATCAATTGTTTCCAATGTAGCAGAAACAGAAAATAAAGGGCTTGAAGTTTCCTTGAACGGTGTTATTTTTGATAACCCGGATGGCTTTACATGGGAGGCAGGAGTTAATTTCTATACCAATAAAAACAAAATTTTATCCCTGGCATCCGGAACAGAACGTGACATCAATAACTCATGGTTTGTAGGGCATAATATTAATTCATTGTACGATTATCAGTACATAGGCCTTTGGCAGGCGGGCGACCCTTATCAGAATATTCTGGAACCGGGAACAGCAGCAGATGTTATAGGATCTATCAAAGTACTTTATACCGGAGGCTATAATGCTGACGGAACCCCGGTAAGAGCAATAGGACCAGACGACAGACAGATTTTTGATACAGCCCCAAAATTTCAGGGAGGATTTAATATGCGCTTTGCCTACAAAAACTTTGAACTAAGCACAGTAGGGGCTTTCCAGCATGGAGGAATCCTGGTAAGTACTATTTACGGCTCTGCTAGTTATCTTAACAGATTAACGGGAAGAGGAAATAACGTAGATGTGGATTACTGGACAGAAAACAATACAGGAGCCTATTTTCCGCGTCCGGGGCGACATTTGAGTGGTGATAACCCAAAGTATTCTTCTACTTTAGCAATGTTTGATGCCTCTTATCTTAAACTTCGTACCATTACATTAGGCTATAATGTTAATAAAGATTTTTTAAAGGATTTGAAAATCACCAGCCTAAGGATTTACTTTACTGTAACCAATCCTGTGGTATTATTCTCTCCTTATCATAAGTTCTCAGGAATGGATCCGGAACCAAACTCTTTCGGAAATGAAAACCAGGCAGTAAGCGGATATCAAAGCCGTCAGCTTGTTATAGGAACCAATAATCCTTCTACAAGAAATTACTTAATGGGACTTAACTTAACCTTTTAA
- a CDS encoding RagB/SusD family nutrient uptake outer membrane protein: MINFNKKLLLGAIFLSLTFTGCNEILDEQPRSIYTADYFNTPDGVNQGFTALYRQLRLLYGNGYFMSNCQNGTDESTWAQSADGNFKELDMSGNGNINSNTFPTSMVWNSVFPYINTANGIIEKGPGFGIAESMISEARFFRGFYYFMLVQTYGGVPLDLGAGELKYNTLPSTTSARNTVPEVYTKTVFADLKKAIENLPASPRVTGGVTKNVARLMLAKAYLTYGWWLQNPNGIPTYPEAARTDPDGHNAQWYFQQAYDIALEGINNPGPYALQPTFYDVNVGSNDRNTESMLYADHTQSSTYYNESDPVGFGSGWAPDNFAAWMQTWNYTAIKSSKTTAWDGADVVSSVQREAAQSLGRPWVRMCPTLGVIKNTFADKTNDSRYDGTFVTTYRGNWNKNGTGLTTVPVLYNANNLPVQPGGAILSFLNDDSQTPSYPTGSGQSGVGAGTLPGRADWVIAPNGISRIVYPGLWKIGTYRTDDPNGLGYPNAGLTRPFSVAKFSEFYFIAAEAAVKGAAGAMTARDLINVIRARAGKWKFNNAQNTAYVADNSAAMTAATPAVITIDYILAERSREYYGEFYRWYDLVRTQKWGDYAASYQIGGASYGDHTPQTVTRTIKPFHYLRPIPQSQIDAMEVSADIKAKYQNPGYN, translated from the coding sequence ATGATAAATTTTAACAAAAAACTGCTATTGGGAGCCATCTTCTTATCCTTAACATTTACAGGTTGTAATGAAATTCTTGATGAGCAGCCAAGATCAATATATACAGCAGATTATTTTAATACACCCGATGGGGTTAATCAGGGATTTACAGCTTTATACAGACAGCTGAGATTATTGTACGGTAACGGATACTTTATGAGTAACTGTCAGAACGGAACTGACGAATCTACCTGGGCACAAAGTGCAGACGGTAACTTTAAAGAATTGGATATGTCCGGAAACGGTAACATCAATTCCAATACTTTTCCTACAAGTATGGTTTGGAACTCTGTATTCCCATATATCAATACAGCCAACGGAATTATTGAAAAAGGACCGGGATTCGGAATTGCAGAATCTATGATCTCTGAAGCCCGTTTCTTCCGTGGATTTTACTACTTCATGCTCGTTCAGACCTATGGAGGAGTCCCTCTGGATCTGGGAGCAGGAGAATTGAAATATAACACTTTGCCATCCACAACTTCTGCAAGAAATACCGTGCCGGAAGTATATACAAAAACTGTTTTTGCTGACCTTAAAAAAGCAATAGAAAATCTGCCTGCATCACCAAGGGTAACCGGAGGTGTCACTAAAAATGTAGCAAGACTGATGCTTGCCAAAGCTTATCTTACTTATGGATGGTGGCTGCAGAATCCAAACGGGATTCCAACCTACCCTGAAGCAGCAAGAACTGACCCGGACGGGCACAATGCCCAGTGGTATTTCCAGCAGGCTTATGATATCGCTTTGGAAGGAATCAACAATCCAGGGCCTTACGCGCTTCAGCCTACCTTCTATGATGTCAATGTAGGTTCAAATGACAGGAATACCGAATCTATGTTGTATGCAGACCATACACAGTCAAGTACTTATTATAACGAAAGTGACCCTGTAGGATTTGGATCAGGCTGGGCTCCGGACAATTTTGCAGCCTGGATGCAGACCTGGAACTATACTGCCATCAAAAGTAGTAAAACAACAGCATGGGATGGAGCAGACGTTGTAAGTTCAGTACAGAGAGAAGCGGCACAGTCATTGGGACGTCCTTGGGTTCGTATGTGTCCTACTTTAGGTGTTATTAAAAATACTTTTGCAGATAAAACCAATGATTCCCGTTATGATGGAACTTTTGTAACCACCTACAGAGGAAACTGGAACAAAAATGGAACAGGATTAACAACAGTTCCTGTACTTTATAACGCCAATAATTTACCTGTACAGCCGGGAGGAGCTATTTTAAGCTTCCTGAATGATGACAGCCAGACTCCTTCTTATCCTACAGGATCCGGACAAAGCGGTGTAGGAGCCGGAACTCTTCCGGGAAGAGCAGACTGGGTGATTGCACCGAACGGTATCAGCAGAATTGTATACCCTGGCTTATGGAAAATAGGAACTTACCGTACCGATGATCCGAACGGTTTAGGATATCCGAATGCCGGATTAACCCGTCCTTTCAGCGTTGCCAAATTCTCGGAATTCTATTTTATCGCAGCAGAAGCAGCCGTAAAAGGAGCTGCAGGCGCTATGACAGCCAGAGACCTTATCAACGTAATCCGTGCCCGTGCCGGAAAATGGAAGTTCAATAATGCCCAGAATACCGCTTATGTAGCAGATAACAGTGCTGCAATGACAGCGGCCACACCTGCCGTAATTACCATTGATTATATTCTTGCAGAAAGATCCCGTGAATATTACGGAGAGTTCTACAGATGGTATGATCTGGTACGTACACAGAAGTGGGGAGATTATGCGGCAAGCTATCAGATCGGAGGAGCTTCTTATGGAGATCACACACCGCAGACGGTTACAAGAACGATAAAACCATTTCACTACCTGAGACCAATTCCTCAGAGTCAGATTGATGCGATGGAAGTATCGGCAGATATTAAAGCAAAATACCAAAATCCCGGATACAACTAA
- the uxuA gene encoding mannonate dehydratase: protein MEKTWRWFGKKDKIALNTLRQIGVEGIVSALHDIPNGEIWNLEAINDYKNYIESHGLRWSVVESLPVSEAIKYGGEDRDSLIENYITSLENLGKAGVTTVCYNFMPVLDWARTDLFHEWEDGSSSLYFDKAKFAYFEIHILQREGAENDYTSEILQKVEELKNTLTEKDNNDLIDSVIVKTQGFVNGNIKEGELNPVEKFKSLLALYDGIDKDRLHQNMKYFLEKIMPVCEKWNIQMCVHPDDPPFSLLGLPRIVTNEEDIDWLMQAVDNPHNGLTFCAGSLSANLQNDVAKLAQKFAHRTKFVHLRSTNVFENGDFIEAHHLGGRGKLIEVIRVFEKENPDLPMRIDHGRLLTEDIDKGYNPGYSFLGRMLALGQIEGVMAAVQSELQKN, encoded by the coding sequence ATGGAAAAAACCTGGCGTTGGTTTGGAAAAAAAGACAAAATAGCACTGAACACGCTTCGTCAAATAGGAGTAGAAGGAATTGTTTCTGCACTGCATGATATCCCAAACGGAGAAATCTGGAACTTGGAGGCCATTAATGATTATAAAAACTATATAGAAAGCCACGGACTTCGCTGGTCTGTTGTGGAAAGTCTTCCCGTAAGTGAAGCTATCAAATACGGCGGTGAAGACCGTGACTCTCTAATAGAAAATTATATTACGAGCCTTGAAAATCTGGGTAAAGCAGGAGTTACAACAGTTTGCTACAACTTTATGCCCGTTCTCGACTGGGCACGCACCGACCTCTTTCATGAATGGGAAGACGGTTCGTCATCACTTTATTTTGACAAAGCCAAGTTTGCCTACTTTGAAATTCATATCCTTCAAAGAGAAGGTGCCGAAAACGATTATACTTCAGAAATCCTTCAAAAAGTAGAAGAATTAAAAAATACCTTAACGGAGAAAGATAACAACGACCTGATAGATTCAGTCATTGTAAAAACACAGGGATTCGTGAACGGAAATATCAAAGAAGGCGAATTGAATCCTGTAGAAAAGTTCAAAAGTTTATTAGCATTGTATGACGGGATCGATAAAGACAGACTTCATCAGAACATGAAATATTTCCTTGAAAAAATAATGCCTGTCTGTGAAAAATGGAATATCCAGATGTGTGTACATCCTGATGATCCTCCGTTTTCACTATTGGGTTTACCAAGAATAGTGACCAATGAAGAGGATATTGACTGGCTTATGCAGGCTGTTGATAATCCTCACAACGGATTAACGTTTTGTGCAGGATCTTTAAGTGCTAACCTTCAGAATGATGTTGCCAAGTTGGCGCAGAAATTTGCCCACAGGACCAAATTCGTTCACCTGAGAAGCACGAATGTCTTTGAAAACGGTGATTTTATCGAGGCTCATCACCTGGGAGGAAGAGGAAAGCTCATTGAAGTAATCCGTGTATTCGAAAAAGAAAATCCTGATCTTCCGATGAGAATTGACCACGGAAGACTTTTAACAGAAGATATTGACAAAGGATATAATCCTGGCTATTCATTTTTAGGAAGAATGCTGGCATTGGGTCAGATCGAAGGAGTAATGGCTGCCGTTCAGTCAGAATTACAAAAAAATTAA
- a CDS encoding SDR family oxidoreductase — protein sequence MKDLFSIKNKVAVITGASGVLGGSLAKSFIEAGAKVVALGRNQETLDARVKELTDLGGDALAVEANVMDIENLEAASVKIKEKYGSIDILLNIAGGNIPSATLSPEQSFFDMNMKGWAEVTDLNINGTVYPSYVFGKVMAEQGSGNIINISSMAAYSAITRVAGYSAAKSAITNFTQWLASDLALKFGDKIRVNAVAPGFFIGDQNRAILLNPDGSLTERSKKVMAKTPMQRFGEVEELNGVVQFLCSDAASFITGALIPVDGGFSAFSGV from the coding sequence ATGAAAGACCTGTTTAGTATTAAAAACAAAGTAGCAGTCATCACAGGGGCTTCGGGCGTTTTGGGAGGCAGCCTTGCCAAAAGTTTTATAGAGGCCGGAGCAAAAGTTGTCGCACTGGGAAGAAACCAGGAAACATTGGATGCCCGGGTAAAAGAACTGACAGATTTGGGTGGGGATGCACTTGCTGTAGAAGCCAATGTGATGGATATTGAAAACCTTGAAGCTGCTTCTGTAAAAATAAAAGAAAAGTATGGAAGCATTGACATTCTGCTCAATATAGCCGGTGGAAATATACCGTCAGCAACCTTATCACCCGAACAGTCATTTTTCGATATGAATATGAAAGGATGGGCAGAGGTTACAGATCTTAATATCAACGGAACCGTTTACCCGAGCTATGTTTTCGGAAAAGTAATGGCTGAGCAGGGAAGCGGCAACATTATCAATATTTCTTCCATGGCTGCTTACTCAGCGATTACAAGGGTAGCTGGATATTCTGCCGCCAAATCGGCAATTACCAATTTTACCCAATGGCTGGCCTCTGATCTGGCTTTGAAATTCGGAGATAAGATACGGGTAAATGCCGTGGCGCCAGGTTTTTTCATTGGAGATCAGAACCGTGCTATTCTATTGAACCCAGATGGAAGTTTAACCGAGAGAAGTAAAAAAGTAATGGCCAAAACACCCATGCAGAGGTTTGGAGAAGTAGAAGAACTGAACGGGGTTGTACAGTTTCTGTGTTCCGATGCCGCAAGTTTTATTACAGGAGCTCTGATCCCTGTTGACGGAGGCTTCAGCGCATTCAGCGGAGTATAA